A stretch of Tenrec ecaudatus isolate mTenEca1 chromosome 2, mTenEca1.hap1, whole genome shotgun sequence DNA encodes these proteins:
- the LOC142441181 gene encoding olfactory receptor 2T5-like: protein MDDTPWLTNHTGGSNFILLGFFSLSKDPIFLCVVIFVIFLMALSGNSILIFLIHSNVHLHTPMYFFISQLSLMDMMYISVTVPKMLMDQITGVKKISAPECGTQMFFYLTLGGSEFFLLAAMACDRYMAICHPLRYPMLMSHRICLLLAAGCWFLGSVDGFMLTPITMTFPFCRSREIHHFFCEVPAIMKLSCSDTSLIETLMYLCCVLMILIPVTVISSSYSLILITIHRMKSAEGRKKAFATCSSHMTVVILFYGTASYTYMIPISYHTPEKDMVVSFFYTILTPVLNPLIYSFRNKDVTGALRKRLNVGPFFQEATK, encoded by the coding sequence ATGGATGACACCCCATGGCTGACCAACCACACTGGAGGGTCCAATTTCATCCTGTTGGGATTCTTCAGCCTCTCGAAAGACCCAATTTTCCTTTGTGTGGTAATTTTTGTGATTTTTCTAATGGCCCTTTCTGGAAACTCCATCTTGATCTTCCTGATACACTCTAATGTCCACCTCCACACTCCTATGTACTTTTTCATCAGCCAGTTGTCTCTTATGGATATGATGTACATTTCTGTTACTGTGCCCAAGATGCTCATGGACCAGATCACGGGTGTCAAAAAGATCTCAGCACCTGAATGTGGGACACAGATGTTCTTCTACTTGACACTAGGAGGATCAGAATTTTTCCTTCTCGCTGCCATGGCCTGTGATCGGTACATGGCCATCTGTCATCCCCTCCGCTACCCAATGCTTATGAGCCATAGGATATGTCTCCTCCTGGCAGCTGGTTGCTGGTTCTTGGGCTCAGTGGATGGCTTCATGCTCACTCCCATCACCATGACCTTCCCTTTTTGCAGGTCCAGGGAGATCCATCACTTCTTCTGTGAGGTCCCTGCCATAATGAAGCTCTCTTGCTCTGACACCTCACTCATTGAGACACTCATGTATCTGTGCTGTGTGCTCATGATTCTTATCCCTGTGACAGTCATTTCAAGCTCTTACTCTCTCATCCTCATCACCATCCACAGGATGAAGTCTGCAGAGGGCCGGAAGAAGGCCTTTGCCACCTGTTCCTCCCACATGACTGTGGTCATTCTATTCTATGGGACTGCAAGTTACACCTACATGATCCCCATCTCCTACCACACACCAGAGAAGGACATGGTAGTATCTTTCTTTTACACCATCCTGACTCCTGTACTAAACCCTTTAATCTATAGTTTCAGGAATAAGGATGTCACAGGGGCGCTGAGGAAAAGGTTGAATGTGGGGCCTTTCTTTCAAGAAGCTACAAAGTAG
- the LOC142440299 gene encoding olfactory receptor 2M3-like translates to MATRRYHQAGLYPRHIDIFKLTENFVATLSVTGENIQNFHFVLRAETLLSSMGFILLGLFPGTRHVSVLIFTILLVYIVAISGNTTLVLLLVLDPQLHSPMYFLLSQLSLMDVSLISTTVPKMLTNFFSGTSDISSIACGTQIYFHSVSGGSECILLTLMAYDRYVAICKPLRYGAIMNSEVCFQMAMVSWGGGAFNALIQTIYTLHLPRCGAREVHHFFCELQAVLKLSCEDTSIYEKVVFVDGIVLNLIPFGLILASYIFIFHNVLRLNSTKARNKALTTCSSHLMVVCLYFGPTMFIYMIPSVLHTSEQDEGLSVFYTILTPMLNSLIYSLRNKEVGKALKKVLGKVYNIR, encoded by the exons AtggccacaaggaggtaccatcaggctggacTATACCCTCGACACAtcgatatcttcaagttgacagaaaatTTTGTAGCTACACTTTCCGTCACTGGGGAAAATATACAGAACTTTCACTTTGTGTTAAGAGCAGAAACTCTGCTGTCTTCCATGG GTTTTATCCTTCTTGGACTTTTTCCAGGAACAAGACACGTTAGTGTTCTAATCTTCACCATACTCCTGGTCTACATTGTTGCCATCTCAGGAAACACAACCCTGGTCCTCCTCCTGGTTCTGGACCCCCAGCTCCATAGCCCCATGTACTTCTTGCTCAGTCAGCTCTCCCTCATGGATGTCTCCCTCATTTCCACGACTGTCCCCAAGATGCTAACCAATTTTTTTTCAGGAACATCAGATATCTCATCTATTGCCTGTGGGACTCAGATTTATTTTCATTCTGTCTCTGGAGGCAGTGAATGCATTTTGCTCACTCTGATGGCCTATGACAGATATGTGGCTATTTGTAAACCCTTGAGGTATGGGGCCATTATGAATTCTGAGGTTTGTTTTCAGATGGCCATGGTGTcatggggaggaggagcatttaatGCCCTAATCCAAACCATATACACTTTGCATCTACCGAGGTGTGGCGCAAGAGAAGTTCACCATTTCTTCTGTGAACTACAGGCAGTGCTCAAGCTATCATGCGAGGACACCTCAATTTATGAAAAAGTAGTTTTTGTGGATGGAATTGTATTAAATCTCATACCCTTTGGCCTTATTTTGGCATCCTACATTTTTATTTTCCACAATGTTCTCCGCTTAAATTCTACCAAGGCAAGAAACAAAGCCCTCACCACCTGCTCTTCCCATCTGATGGTAGTATGTCTCTACTTTGGTCCAACCATGTTCATCTACATGATTCCCAGTGTCTTGCACACCTCTGAGCAAGATGAGGGTCTCTCTGTATTCTATACCATCCTAACCCCTATGCTAAACTCCCTCATATACAGCCTAAGAAATAAGGAGGTGGGAAAAGCTCTCAAGAAAGTTCTGGGCAAAGTTTATAACATAAGATAG